A single Candoia aspera isolate rCanAsp1 chromosome 5, rCanAsp1.hap2, whole genome shotgun sequence DNA region contains:
- the LOC134498551 gene encoding claudin-8-like: protein MAAAAALQIVGLILGGIGTIGTFAITGMPQWRVTAFIENNVVVFETIWEGLWMNCIRQASIRMQCKVYDSLLALSPDLQASRGLMCAASALAFLAFVVAVLGMKCTQCTGNDDRIKGYILLAGGISFILAGIIVLIPVCFVAHNIIRDFYNPIITVAQKRELGEALYIGWTSTFCLVAGGAILCCFCHCNEKNRSYRYSLPSQPATHHSRNLQRRAESAYSKSQYV from the coding sequence ATGGCGGCAGCTGCAGCACTGCAGATTGTAGGATTGATCCTTGGAGGCATTGGCACAATTGGGACCTTTGCCATCACTGGCATGCCCCAGTGGCGAGTGACTGCTTTCATTGAAAACAATGTGGTGGTCTTTGAGACTATTTGGGAAGGCCTCTGGATGAACTGCATAAGGCAAGCGTCCATCAGGATGCAGTGCAAGGTCTATGACTCCCTCCTGGCACTCTCACCAGACCTGCAGGCTTCAAGAGGCTTGATGTGTGCAGCTTCAGCTCTGGCATTCCTCGCTTTTGTGGTAGCTGTTCTTGGTATGAAGTGTACCCAGTGCACAGGAAATGATGACCGCATCAAAGGCTATATTCTGCTGGCAGGTGGCATTTCCTTCATCCTGGCTGGCATCATTGTGCTCATCCCAGTGTGCTTTGTTGCCCATAACATTATCCGAGACTTCTACAATCCCATCATCACAGTGGCTCAGAAGCGAGAGCTCGGAGAAGCTCTTTACATAGGCTGGACATCAACTTTCTGTCTTGTGGCTGGAGGGGCAATTCTATGTTGTTTCTGCCATTGCAATGAAAAAAACAGAAGCTACAGGTACTCACTGCCCTCTCAACCAGCTACCCACCACAGCCGCAATCTTCAAAGAAGAGCTGAGAGTGCATACTCTAAAAGTCAGTATGTTTAG
- the LOC134498552 gene encoding claudin-17-like: protein MAFCPLQMVAWLLGSIGMIGTVVVTLMPQWKVSAFTGNNIIVFETIWEGLWMVCVSHIKNYQCEFYKSILALPPILDAARGLMCTACALSVIACLTAFAGMKCIGSSGSNEQIKRNILFTAGVIFLLTGALVLIPVSWIANDIIEDFYNPEIQAARKRELGAALYLGWISAAFLIFGGVMFCGLCCCSEEPERHEHSAPCSQIKSVTMRSYV from the coding sequence ATGGCTTTCTGTCCACTGCAAATGGTGGCTTGGCTGCTTGGGAGTATTGGCATGATTGGAACAGTTGTTGTCACTCTGATGCCTCAATGGAAAGTATCAGCCTTTACAGGAAACAACATTATAGTCTTTGAGACTATTTGGGAAGGCTTATGGATGGTATGTGTCAGCCATATCAAGAATTATCAGTGTGAATTCTATAAATCTATACTGGCCCTTCCACCTATCCTAGACGCTGCCAGAGGATTAATGTGCACGGCTTGTGCACTGTCAGTTATTGCCTGTCTGACTGCTTTTGCTGGCATGAAATGCATTGGAAGTTCAGGCAgtaatgaacaaatcaaaaggaacattttattcACAGCTGGAGTAATTTTTCTTCTGACAGGGGCTTTAGTGCTGATTCCTGTTTCCTGGATTGCCAATGATATCATCGAGGATTTTTACAATCCAGAAATCCAAGCTGCTCGGAAACGTGAATTGGGAGCTGCCCTCTATTTAGGCTGGATCTCAGCAGCGTTTCTAATCTTTGGAGGAGTCATGTTTTGTGGTCTCTGCTGCTGTTCTGAGGAACCTGAAAGACATGAACATTCAGCACCATGCAGCCAAATCAAGTCTGTGACCATGCGTTCCTATGTATGA